A single Corticium candelabrum chromosome 16, ooCorCand1.1, whole genome shotgun sequence DNA region contains:
- the LOC134192549 gene encoding uncharacterized protein LOC134192549 isoform X1 — translation MWTIVRRYPERGSCLAFVTIAGIILYLTVIAFRGQTSYLNILKARRERHTTNNESVTNNLATGLQLATTNSTTFGFDSVNSLVLFIGYPRSGHTLVGSLLDAHPHVVIANEYKLLQHWRLFDKEQKTRSYVFGELYRDSEMQAKEGYRSATVKHIFNYSVPNQWNGQFDKFLQLIGDKHGPKTTEFLKNENQRTIVDEIRRRLKVSVRFLHVVRNPFDDIATMAVRQVEGRQFIEQGKVLDNLEVLNKQIRSYFYLISINSVLLKKYNVLTIYSEDLIAKPKSVISTICDFLELRCSARYLFDCASLVFGNVSRTRNNVVWTSKQRVLVGNGIMKYSFLHRYAAHTLS, via the exons TGGGCAAACGAGCTATCTAAACATTCTCAAGGCAAGGCGGGAAAGACATACCACAAACAATGAATCTGTTACTAATAATTTGGCAACTGGATTACAATTGGCAACTACGAATTCTACCACTTTTGGATTTGATTCTGTGAACTCTCTTGTTCTTTTCATTGGTTATCCACGAAGTGGCCATACACTTGTCGGGTCTTTGTTGGATGCTCATCCTCATGTTGTTATTGCTAATGAATACAAACTGCTTCAGCATTGGAGGTTGTTTGACAAAGAACAGAAAACAAGGAGTTATGTATTTGGGGAGCTGTATCGTGATTCAGAAATGCAGGCTAAAGAAGGTTATCGATCGGCAACAGTGAAGCACATTTTTAATTATTCTGTACCCAATCAATGGAATGGCCAGTTTGACAAATTTTTGCAG CTTATTGGTGACAAACATGGTCCAAAAACAACTGAATTTctgaaaaatgaaaatcaaCGGACCATTGTTGATGAAATCAGGCGCCGTCTCAAGGTTAGTGTTCGATTTCTGCATGTCGTCAGGAATCCGTTTGATGATATTGCAACAATGGCTGTCAGACAAGTGGAGGGAAGGCAATTCATAGAGCAG GGAAAGGTGCTTGATAATCTCGAGGTGCTGAACAAACAGATTCGTTCTTATTTCTATCTCATTTCTATCAATTCTGTGTTGCTGAAAAAGTACAATGTCTTGACTATCTACAGCGAAGACTTGATTGCCAAGCCCAAAAGTGTTATCTCTACAATTTGTGACTTTCTTGAGCTGAGGTGCTCTGCTAGATATCTGTTTGACTGTGCCAGTCTTGTGTTTGGAAATGTATCCAGAACAAGAAACAATGTTGTCTGGACATCGAAACAAAGAGTCCTAGTTGGTAATGGGATTATGAAGTATTCATTTCTTCATCGATATGCTGCTCACACTCTAAGCTAG